In the genome of Gammaproteobacteria bacterium, the window TGATCGATATCCCGGGCCCAGCGCACCACATGGGTATAGGACTCGACGTCGAGAAACTCCTTCGAGTCGTAGAGGCCAATGGTAACCAGGGCACCGTACCAGGGGTAAGTGGCCATATCCGCGATCGTATATTCCTCACCGCACAGGTAACGACGCTCGGCCAGGTTCCTGTCGAGCACGTCGAGCTGACGCTTGACCTCCATCGTGTAGCGGTTGATCGGGTATTCGTATTTCTCGGGCGCATAGGCATAGAAATGGCCAAAACCCCCGCCCAGATACGGGGTGCTGGCAACCTGCCAGAACAGCCATGACAGGCATTCGGCCCGCTGCGCCGCTTCGGTTGGCAGGAAGGCAGCAAATTTTTCGGCCAGGTAGAGCAGTATCGCGCCCGACTCGAAAACGCGGATCGGCGGCGAGACGCTGTTGTCCAGCATGGCGGGTATTTTTGCATTCGGGTTGATCGCCACGAAACCGCTGCCGAACTGGTCTCCCTCGAGAATATTCACCAGGTGGGCATCGTATTCGGCCTCCTTGCGGCCCAGCGCCAGCAGCTCCTCCAGCAGAATGGTGACCTTGATGCCATTGGGCGTTCCCAGCGAGTACAGCTGCAGCGGGTGCTTGCCGATCGGCAAGTCCTTGTCATGGGTCGCGCCGGCGACCGGGCGATTGATCCTGGCGAAACGTCCACCGCTCTCGGCATCCCAGGTCCAGACGCGCGGTGGTGTATAGCTGCTGTTTTCGGTCATGACACGGGTCCCTTTTGTCGATGGTCATCACGGGTCGAGCCCGCAGGGCGAATACGCTTGTCGCGGTACGGGGCAATCCGCCGGGGTTTTTATCACTATTCGTGCTTCCGTGCACCCGCGAAGGCGCCGGATGCGCCCGCTTCAGCGCTTCCCGGCAAACTCCCTGATCGTCTTCGCGGCTTCCCTGGCCCGCTTCTGCAGGTTGCGGTCCGACGCGGCTTTGGCGTATTCGGAAAGGAACTCCATGTCCCCCGCATGATGCAATTCTCCCAGCGCATCCAGCGCGGCGCCGCGAATCGTATAGTCCGGATCCCGGGCGAGCGTTTTCAAGGCTGCGGCCAGGTCGGGGTCCTGCGGCGCGGCCCGCGACCAGCCATCGATTGCCGCCAGCCGCAGCCCCTGGTTGACCGCCGGCCCGATATGGCGCGCGAACGTGGGCACATGGCTCTTATCTTCCAGCTCCGCGAGGCCCTGCAGCGCAGCCAGGCGGAACACATCGTAGTAGCGCGCGTCACGCTCGAGCAAACCCTGGAGAACCACGTCGGCCCGCGGTGCCTGCATGGTACCGAGCGCAACCGCTGCCGCGCCAACCACTTCCTCGGACGGGTCCTGCTCGATCGCTTTCTCGAGCGCCGCGGCGCCCCGCGCACCACCCAGGCGGCCAAGAGCGACGACGACCGCGCGCCGGATGCGCTGGTCCGCATCACCGAGCCCGGCAACCAGCGCCGCACCCGCGACATCGCCGCCCATGCTGCCCAGATCGAGCGCGGCTTCCTGGCGCAGCCCCCAGTGCAGGCTGCCATCGGCAAGCACCCGAGACAGCGCATCCAGGGCGGCGGGTTTGCGCGCATGATCCTGCGCCAGTTGCCGTGCCGTCCGGAGCGCGCTCGCCAGATCCCCGTGCTCGAGCTTGTATACCAGTTCCTGCAGGGTTTCCTCCTGGTGGATGTCGGCGACCAGCCAGTTGCCCTTGTCGACAGTCACCATCAGCGGCTTGCCATCGACCGGCAAAGCAACACTCAGGGATTTTTTGTTCAGCCGCACGCGGTGCGTCCTGCTGCCACCGGCGGTGCGGATCTCGACCTCGATCGGCAAATCGAACAGGTTCTCGAATGGAAGCTCCGCCTGCACCTGTTCCAGCGTCAGGTCCACGGCGTTTCTCTCCGGCACCCACAACCAGGAAACCTGCAGTGCGGGGTAGCCACCGCCACCGCGTATCCAGTCATTGAAGAACCAGTCGAGATTGCGACCGCTCGCGTCCTCCAGCGCACGCTGGAAGTCACGCGACTCGACCTCGGCGAACTGATGCCGATTCAGGTACATGGAGATCGCCGGATAAAAGTTCGCATCGCCAAGGATCCGCCGCAACATGTGCAGCACCAGCGCACCCTTGAAGTACGTGATCTCCGTCGTGTACATATCATCCGACACATCGAATCCGGAATACTCCAGCGGGCGCACGACGCCGCTTTCGCGCACGAAATCGAGGTAGTGGTTCAGGTAGCGCCAACGCTGGTAGGTGAGGTCGTCTTCACCATGGGCGTGCCCGTTCCACACGGTATGCGCAAACGTCGCGAACGATTCGTTCAGCCACAGCGAAGCAAGAGAACGGCAGGTGAGCAGGTCGCCGAACCAGTGGTGGGCGAGTTCATGGGCAATCGTGTCTTCGGTGGTCCAGCCCGGAAACGCCAGATTCAGCTCCGGTCCGTTATCCTGCGGGCCGCCCTGGTATGACAGGCTGTAGGGCGCAAACCCGACCATCGTCGTGGTTTCCATCGCGCTGCTGAAATTTCTCGGCGTCACCTGGTCGTACTTGTCCCAGGCGTAGTCGTAGCCGAATCTGCTCGAGAAAAACTCGACCATCGCAGGTGTTGCGCCAAAACTGAACGCCGCGGATGCTTCGTCGCCACGATGGGTCCAGACCGTGAGCGGCACCTTGCGCGCGCCTACCGTGGCGCTGCGCAGCGGTACCGCGACGAACTCACCGACATCGAGCGCCAGCAGGTAATTGGGGATCGGTTGCTCCTGCACCCAGTGGAAGGTGCGGCTGCCGTCCGGGTTTTCGAGCGTCTCGATGAGCGTGCCATTGGCGAGCACCCTATAGGGTTTGGCAACGCTGATGCGAAAGTCCACGCTGAAGCGGTCGTTGGTATCGTTGTACAGTGGCAGCCATCCGTAATGCCGCCCACCCTCGCCATAGTTCCAGGCTTCCGCGCTCTCGTTGCCGGTCTGCGCAAAGAAATACAGCCCGGAATCGGGTTGCGCGCTGTAGTGAATACGGATTTTCAGTTCCTGGCCCGGCTCGATCCCCGGCGGCAAGGTGATCGCGAGCAGCCGGCTCTTCTTGTCAAAGGACAATTTTTCCGCCCCGGATCGACCCAGCAGTTCCACCTTGCTGACGACAGGGTCGGCGGCATCGAAATGCACGGTATGCAGATCGCTGCGCAGCGCGCTCAGGGTGACGGTTATGGAACCGCTCAGCCGCTGGCGTTTCAGGTCGATATGCAGATCGGCCTCGAGGCGCCCGATATCCACCTCGCGCTCCCGCACCGACTGCTCCGCTCCCTCCGGCAGATGATGACCGGGCACAGGACGCGCCCACGTTGGCGCGGACAGCAGCAGCAAGAACAACAATCCGGGACAGCGCATGAGGTACTCCCTGGAAACCAGA includes:
- the yghU gene encoding glutathione-dependent disulfide-bond oxidoreductase, with product MTENSSYTPPRVWTWDAESGGRFARINRPVAGATHDKDLPIGKHPLQLYSLGTPNGIKVTILLEELLALGRKEAEYDAHLVNILEGDQFGSGFVAINPNAKIPAMLDNSVSPPIRVFESGAILLYLAEKFAAFLPTEAAQRAECLSWLFWQVASTPYLGGGFGHFYAYAPEKYEYPINRYTMEVKRQLDVLDRNLAERRYLCGEEYTIADMATYPWYGALVTIGLYDSKEFLDVESYTHVVRWARDIDQRPAVRRGRRVNSVWGAEEKRVPERHDASDLD
- a CDS encoding HEAT repeat domain-containing protein is translated as MRCPGLLFLLLLSAPTWARPVPGHHLPEGAEQSVREREVDIGRLEADLHIDLKRQRLSGSITVTLSALRSDLHTVHFDAADPVVSKVELLGRSGAEKLSFDKKSRLLAITLPPGIEPGQELKIRIHYSAQPDSGLYFFAQTGNESAEAWNYGEGGRHYGWLPLYNDTNDRFSVDFRISVAKPYRVLANGTLIETLENPDGSRTFHWVQEQPIPNYLLALDVGEFVAVPLRSATVGARKVPLTVWTHRGDEASAAFSFGATPAMVEFFSSRFGYDYAWDKYDQVTPRNFSSAMETTTMVGFAPYSLSYQGGPQDNGPELNLAFPGWTTEDTIAHELAHHWFGDLLTCRSLASLWLNESFATFAHTVWNGHAHGEDDLTYQRWRYLNHYLDFVRESGVVRPLEYSGFDVSDDMYTTEITYFKGALVLHMLRRILGDANFYPAISMYLNRHQFAEVESRDFQRALEDASGRNLDWFFNDWIRGGGGYPALQVSWLWVPERNAVDLTLEQVQAELPFENLFDLPIEVEIRTAGGSRTHRVRLNKKSLSVALPVDGKPLMVTVDKGNWLVADIHQEETLQELVYKLEHGDLASALRTARQLAQDHARKPAALDALSRVLADGSLHWGLRQEAALDLGSMGGDVAGAALVAGLGDADQRIRRAVVVALGRLGGARGAAALEKAIEQDPSEEVVGAAAVALGTMQAPRADVVLQGLLERDARYYDVFRLAALQGLAELEDKSHVPTFARHIGPAVNQGLRLAAIDGWSRAAPQDPDLAAALKTLARDPDYTIRGAALDALGELHHAGDMEFLSEYAKAASDRNLQKRAREAAKTIREFAGKR